In Halovivax gelatinilyticus, the following are encoded in one genomic region:
- a CDS encoding DEAD/DEAH box helicase, translated as MTKLNEVEEVRDPQSFVSEHTIERKGPFVEFVDAPAFHDESAATFLGELGYDDAIVDAIAEELFGGNPDGKLYEHQARTIEAIETEPGDNVLAVPTASGKTEAFFLPILNSCLSSDEPGLKAAILYPMKTLGSDQFNRFITYLDQINRNRSPENRITIGIWDSDTPARVGTRDWEIEEGTYVRGLIDPRDPNEKLRILSDSAVGTNDNTYSWIKVTRENIRQGVDILLTNPEALDYMFVNDKTETREILGDQPGDQPLEHIVFDEAHVWSGIQGAAISLLSRRLKSFYADNDPQVTMVSATVDNPAELAASLTGSEKETINRVEFTGRQFSIRGTPHFDRLAASGLDDLVHALAVGRLNTTDPEAVVLEHGLENAIATLREISLLERGRIEPASTAPEWVFEPIDDTAATLLESGAASGTDELLRSEECRDALVEAAIESGGFASGWYDFVLQEVPEVAAFTEWFDRDTTGEVGFRSYDALVEEAKREGVSNPEGVLGTVMAFGRLAGIVTEKYHVFLKPPHRVHWCRKCGALSRDNRCRECEAAPIPEIQFCRKGTCHEPHVAVEEETGEEQFVPIRGGSGDDCPGCGGSPRLTDIGVPTSSLLSYMLSEVCRVSPSKKTLVFSDSHSAAESVGDEIIGTEYGLMAQTLYLQELIDAGGEANQFDLFRAVANTLREEYWEPLVQDNLDEDAEAYNFLVPLREDIETHAYLSNCTALFDSALVTADVVAEMDDPVEITVAHALYKRLVLDNASFQYSGVKIDGLTREKILDRLDGDLLVDRVRIDEILDDILGEFLETGIISISTHESLKRAVEKANLTEDEKRTKIGDYLQAAREDVEQREIVEGPADSGVVTRNVREDESSLVLLSEAAFCGDCYASFPTTDEGDAVEFCQECGEAIDTYQRFSETDDGKLVADPGYAEVDSGWEYAVDHWAHDVTEPIRNGAEAKFVSVGIHKGNISSAIRGAIEEGFRKDPPEINVVSSTPTMELGVDIGSLDTVAQVGVPPTLTNYVQRSGRTGRTRGSSSLVMTVVRGQHPVDGHYYANLDNYLGGFEPVRIPDPEDFDEVLAGHVVTEVFAYLARNPHEDNVFELTYRLSEPKLENLEKFVSGVEENLFILREFIQEEMDDVLREYVRGIFGDRGVQVYEQVFFEDGPLGLSRRVEQTFSRLRGMSSGATTNRDLTSNTSRLDQWLSKLGYLANYRSFGQNFPVKFSGDHDEISFEGSGRLYDMYPGEENDLGGMVSLHGTEYIVEDVRGTPQPLTEVAVCDNAECDRRFRSFDPDEVTCPHCDSELVVSDIHGVSSVECSLAKGGRRLYRTHAQMSTYVRPTDAERERLETSIFGIDCSVEYGQFELTDFVYAFERGHSASPSTEILRSQALIEKDEGETSKSGLSWRDRLEQAQEEMYRPVGQQHHTQGLRLEFDREEVSERYDAVTHPTASWPQLLTSLEQALDRAIPVVVKCDRSDYRVKASVSEDAVEVSIVDGRQGGNGIGWHVYENLDEVADHVVDVADCQRCVDYCDECLLLSRTPSHYLENELLDHRTLSAIVDEGGS; from the coding sequence ATGACCAAGCTCAACGAAGTCGAGGAGGTCAGGGATCCCCAATCGTTCGTCTCCGAGCACACCATCGAGCGAAAGGGTCCATTCGTCGAATTCGTTGACGCTCCGGCGTTTCACGACGAGTCAGCGGCCACGTTCCTGGGCGAGCTCGGCTACGACGATGCCATCGTCGACGCAATCGCTGAGGAGCTGTTTGGTGGTAATCCGGACGGTAAGCTGTACGAGCACCAGGCCCGCACAATCGAGGCAATCGAAACCGAACCCGGAGACAACGTACTCGCCGTTCCAACGGCATCCGGTAAGACCGAGGCATTCTTCCTCCCTATTCTCAACTCGTGTCTATCGAGTGACGAACCCGGTCTGAAAGCGGCAATCCTCTATCCGATGAAAACGTTGGGTTCGGACCAGTTCAACCGGTTTATCACGTACCTCGACCAGATTAATCGGAACCGATCGCCTGAAAACCGCATCACCATCGGAATCTGGGACTCCGACACTCCCGCTCGCGTCGGAACCCGCGATTGGGAAATCGAAGAGGGGACCTACGTACGGGGTTTAATCGATCCACGTGACCCCAACGAGAAACTTCGAATCCTGAGCGACTCCGCCGTCGGGACGAACGATAACACCTACTCGTGGATCAAGGTGACAAGGGAAAACATCAGACAAGGTGTCGACATCCTGCTCACCAATCCTGAGGCGCTCGACTACATGTTCGTCAACGACAAAACAGAAACGAGGGAAATTCTGGGCGATCAACCCGGTGACCAGCCGCTTGAACACATCGTCTTCGACGAGGCCCATGTCTGGAGCGGTATCCAGGGAGCGGCAATCTCTCTTCTCTCTCGTCGGTTGAAGTCGTTTTACGCCGACAACGATCCTCAGGTTACGATGGTGTCCGCGACAGTCGACAATCCCGCCGAACTCGCCGCCTCGCTCACCGGAAGCGAGAAGGAGACGATTAACCGCGTCGAATTCACCGGACGGCAGTTCTCGATCAGAGGAACGCCCCATTTCGATCGACTCGCAGCCAGCGGACTGGACGACCTCGTCCACGCATTGGCTGTTGGACGGTTAAATACGACAGATCCCGAAGCGGTCGTCTTAGAGCACGGCCTCGAAAACGCGATCGCGACACTTCGTGAGATCAGTCTCCTGGAACGAGGGCGTATCGAACCGGCGTCGACCGCCCCCGAGTGGGTGTTCGAGCCGATAGACGACACAGCGGCCACACTCCTCGAATCGGGGGCGGCATCAGGTACGGACGAACTTCTTCGATCGGAAGAGTGCCGCGACGCCCTGGTGGAAGCGGCTATTGAGTCCGGTGGCTTCGCGAGCGGCTGGTACGACTTTGTCCTCCAGGAGGTTCCGGAGGTGGCCGCGTTCACCGAGTGGTTCGATCGGGATACCACCGGTGAAGTCGGTTTTCGGTCGTACGATGCGCTGGTGGAGGAGGCCAAACGTGAGGGCGTATCGAACCCAGAGGGCGTGCTGGGGACCGTGATGGCCTTCGGTCGGCTCGCCGGCATCGTCACCGAAAAGTACCACGTGTTCCTCAAGCCACCGCATCGCGTCCACTGGTGCAGGAAATGCGGCGCGCTCTCGCGAGATAATCGGTGTCGGGAGTGCGAAGCCGCACCCATTCCTGAAATCCAATTCTGCCGCAAAGGGACGTGTCACGAACCTCACGTCGCGGTGGAGGAGGAGACCGGTGAGGAACAGTTCGTCCCTATCCGGGGCGGGTCCGGCGACGACTGCCCCGGTTGCGGTGGGTCGCCCCGGTTGACCGATATCGGTGTTCCGACATCCTCGCTACTGTCATATATGCTATCCGAGGTTTGTCGTGTGTCGCCATCGAAGAAGACGCTCGTCTTCTCGGACTCCCACAGCGCAGCGGAGAGTGTCGGTGATGAGATTATCGGCACGGAGTACGGACTCATGGCCCAGACATTATACCTACAAGAGCTGATCGACGCTGGTGGAGAAGCCAACCAATTCGATCTGTTCAGGGCGGTCGCCAACACACTCCGGGAGGAATACTGGGAGCCGCTCGTTCAGGATAATCTCGACGAGGACGCAGAGGCCTACAACTTCCTTGTCCCATTGCGTGAAGACATCGAGACACACGCGTACCTCTCGAACTGTACGGCGCTTTTCGACAGCGCGCTCGTAACCGCGGACGTCGTTGCCGAAATGGATGACCCGGTCGAAATCACGGTCGCTCACGCGCTCTACAAACGGCTCGTACTCGACAATGCATCGTTCCAGTACTCCGGCGTGAAGATCGACGGCCTGACTCGAGAGAAGATTCTCGACCGATTGGATGGAGACTTGCTGGTGGACCGCGTCCGCATCGACGAGATACTGGACGATATTCTCGGCGAGTTCCTCGAAACCGGAATCATCTCAATTTCGACACACGAGTCGCTAAAGAGGGCAGTGGAGAAGGCCAACCTCACCGAGGATGAAAAGCGGACAAAGATTGGAGACTACCTCCAAGCGGCACGCGAGGATGTAGAGCAGCGGGAGATCGTCGAGGGACCGGCCGATAGCGGGGTGGTCACCCGAAACGTTCGCGAGGATGAATCGTCGCTCGTTCTACTATCCGAGGCGGCTTTCTGCGGCGACTGTTACGCTTCGTTCCCGACGACAGACGAGGGAGATGCTGTCGAATTCTGCCAGGAGTGCGGGGAAGCCATCGACACGTACCAGCGTTTTTCCGAAACTGATGACGGAAAACTCGTCGCGGACCCCGGTTACGCTGAGGTCGATTCTGGCTGGGAGTACGCCGTTGACCACTGGGCGCACGACGTGACGGAACCGATTCGAAACGGCGCAGAGGCAAAGTTCGTCTCCGTAGGTATTCACAAGGGGAACATTTCCTCGGCAATTCGCGGCGCCATCGAAGAGGGTTTTCGAAAGGATCCCCCGGAGATCAACGTCGTCAGTTCGACGCCGACGATGGAACTCGGTGTCGACATCGGGAGTCTCGACACGGTCGCGCAGGTCGGGGTTCCACCAACGCTAACGAACTACGTGCAGCGCTCGGGGCGAACCGGGCGTACCCGTGGAAGCTCCTCGCTAGTCATGACCGTAGTTCGCGGCCAGCACCCCGTCGACGGTCATTATTACGCGAATTTGGATAATTATCTCGGGGGCTTCGAACCGGTGCGAATTCCGGACCCAGAGGACTTCGACGAAGTACTGGCGGGCCACGTCGTCACGGAGGTTTTCGCCTACCTCGCCCGGAACCCACACGAAGACAACGTCTTCGAACTGACGTACAGACTCTCCGAACCGAAACTCGAAAACCTCGAGAAGTTCGTCAGCGGAGTCGAAGAGAACCTCTTCATTCTCCGAGAGTTCATCCAGGAGGAGATGGACGACGTCCTCCGTGAATACGTGCGTGGGATCTTCGGCGACAGAGGGGTGCAGGTATACGAACAGGTGTTCTTCGAGGACGGGCCGCTGGGGCTCTCTCGCCGCGTCGAGCAGACTTTCTCTCGGTTGCGAGGAATGTCGTCCGGTGCGACGACGAACCGCGACCTCACGAGCAACACCTCTCGACTCGACCAGTGGTTGAGTAAACTCGGCTACCTCGCGAACTACCGAAGCTTCGGCCAGAACTTCCCCGTGAAGTTCAGCGGAGATCATGACGAAATCTCCTTCGAGGGGAGTGGCCGGCTGTATGATATGTATCCGGGCGAGGAGAACGATCTCGGTGGGATGGTGTCGCTACACGGCACAGAGTACATCGTAGAGGACGTTCGTGGAACGCCGCAGCCGTTGACGGAGGTCGCGGTCTGCGACAACGCAGAGTGCGACCGACGATTCCGGAGTTTCGACCCCGACGAGGTGACCTGTCCGCACTGCGATTCTGAGCTGGTTGTGAGCGATATTCACGGAGTGTCATCCGTCGAGTGCTCGCTTGCGAAAGGCGGACGCCGTCTCTACCGGACGCACGCGCAGATGTCGACGTACGTTCGACCTACCGACGCAGAACGGGAGCGGTTGGAGACGAGCATATTCGGGATTGACTGCTCCGTCGAGTACGGGCAGTTCGAACTGACGGACTTCGTCTACGCGTTCGAGCGTGGCCACTCGGCCAGTCCGTCGACGGAGATACTCCGATCGCAGGCCCTTATCGAAAAAGACGAGGGAGAGACCTCGAAGAGCGGACTCTCTTGGCGTGACCGACTCGAACAGGCCCAAGAAGAGATGTATCGACCGGTGGGGCAACAACATCACACGCAGGGGCTTCGACTCGAGTTCGACCGGGAGGAGGTATCCGAACGATACGATGCAGTCACCCACCCGACCGCGTCGTGGCCACAGCTATTGACCAGTCTCGAACAGGCGCTTGACCGAGCGATCCCCGTGGTCGTCAAGTGTGACAGATCCGACTACCGGGTCAAGGCGTCCGTCTCCGAGGATGCCGTCGAGGTCTCCATAGTGGACGGGCGTCAGGGCGGAAACGGGATCGGTTGGCACGTCTACGAGAATCTCGACGAGGTCGCAGACCATGTCGTGGATGTCGCCGACTGTCAACGGTGCGTTGACTACTGCGACGAGTGTCTACTCCTCTCTCGGACGCCCAGCCACTACCTCGAGAACGAGTTGCTCGACCATCGGACGCTAAGCGCCATCGTCGATGAGGGGGGATCGTGA